TGCTGTAAATGTATATTCGATTACCTGTGAGTACACGTTTCATTTCTTCCTCCTCGAGCATCCTTAACCTCTCATTTTTTTCGCGCTCCATGCTGTCGGACATTTCTCGTCGGAGATAATGCAGTAGAAATCGCGCGAGCTCCTCTTCTTCTCTCCCTTCTTATCAATAGCGGGAATACGTCGGAGACACGGCTTTGACCCCAGGCAAGACTCTactttacaaaatgtaaataagagCTAAGAGCCTCCCTGACGACCCCAACAATCCAACATCCCACCAAATCAAACATCACAtccttatagcgtttttcactgggaaaactagtgcgcactgagtgtgcactcaccgctggcaattggacgtttcggtttgcgcgatgacggtaccaacggaaacgcccaattacctacagcgagtgcacactcagtgcgcactagtttttccagtgaaaaacgctattggctgcgttcagcagactcaacagttgagtgagcgctcgctgttattggtgtattcttctaaatctgaaagtctgattggatgatttagaaaaatatctcaacatgttgagtctaCTGAACGCAGTCAATGGtcgcgttcagcagactcaacagttgAGATATTCttttagatcatccaatcagactttcagatttagaagaatacacTAATAACAGCAAACGTTCACTCAAACGTTGGGTCTGGCTGAACGCAGCTATTGCATATATCGCATCCAATCGCATCCCTCCCATTGCCTCTATTTCAGAGTTCCTATTGTTTTCGCGTTGCTATAAAGTCCTTAGAAATAGGATGGCGTCTGGGTCGATCCCTTATTGGTTGCTCCAATGACGCACTCTCTATTCTGCacggtatgtatgtatgtaccgTGTGATTTCAAAACGTCAAAAACGTGTCGATAGAgacctatataaagagagaagcgacatcgaacccccaccactaCCTCCAATAATGTTCTATGGGTGCGTTCCACTTAACGCCTGCAACGACAACGACCACGACCGCAATATTTGCCGTTCCACTAGATTGTGGGCGCTACGGTCGAAATCTTAAGTGGAACGAGTTTTGTGTAGTTGTATATATTCTTCGAATCCCCACCATCATTCTCAGCACTGACATATTGTGACCGCTCCATGTCAACAAACTCCACTTAATAAACGTCATGATTGATACTCCGTCATCGTGAAATTAAGGTTTACTGTTTAATACACATAGCAATtttcacgttttatttttttgcgcGCGTCACGGGATCATGTCCAAACGTTAAAAATGTCACAGCAAGAAATAAGTAATACTTGTATAATTGGTTCTGAGTTTATTAATTGCAGTAAGGTTATAATGgttgcgttcagcagactcaacagtttagtgagcgcttgctgttattggctgcgttcagcagactcaacagtttagtgagcgcttgctgttattggtgtattcttctaaatctaaaagtctgattggatgatctagaagaatatctcaacatgttgagtctgctgaacgcagtcattggtatattcttctaaatctaaaaatttgattggatgatctagaagaatatttcaacatgttgagtctgctgaatgCAGCCAATGTTTGAACATGACTATTTTTCTGTTTTGTTAGAAAGTGAGCTAAATGTGTAATGATGGTAAAAGAAAGCTGGATTATATTGATCAGGTTAGTTTAGTtgtcttattaatttttcgaaaagaGGTTAAATTACCTGGATCATATTATTGACtcagatttttcaatttaaatttattggatAGACAGTAAATAGACGGGATTGACCTcccttttctaaaaaaaattgctaatatgAGGACTTATCTATCAAGTCACGTCGTTTTTTATCAGCACAGATAAAAGTCACCTATGTTTCAGATTAttcaagaaatgaaaaataggTTAGTTTGAGGAgagttaattatattatatttgtgtatgtatatgtgttttaaataattgtatcttttatgcgtagttttctttaatataatcatttttccTTACAGTGCACAATTATTGATAAAGCTTCAGACATTTCTGTAAATCAATCTAATTCTGAAATTGctgatattacaaataatacattGCTCATCGATCAGCTAAAAACTCAAAATGATGAAGCTTCACAATTAATCATCCATCTGGAACATGAGCATAATGCAAACCTAAATAAAGTGACAATGATGCTTTCTGCTATTGAACAAATGGAGAGTAAGATATATTGTATGAAGCAATTCATGAAAACTAGGACAAGTTCAAGTGGACGACGATGGAAAAACTATTATGCCAAAGTACGAAAGATGgaatcttgtaatttttaatgaaaattcataatttttatttttaatattgtacacCCAATGActttctgtccatggggaaattttccaaattaagaagtcaccactttctacatactcgcagttcatgattaatgaaacaactagagcttattggttgttacgttaatcatgaactgtaagtatgtagaaaaatagtgacttctcagtttggaaaattttcccatggacagaatcaaagtccttgggtgtacattaaaaagtttgttgtacattaaaacattaaaataattatatcttttacatttttatttttgatattaatttctttataataccATTTCCTCatacaaacttttattaatatttcacttTAATATAACAGAAGTAAACACTCCTCGCAAgacataaaaacaaatttttacaaatgattgCGGAAATTTCCGATTATTATAACTATTTGAGCGATTGAAAATTGCCTATATCTAATTACAACGTAGTTAAACGGtattctaataatatatattatgtagcattacataaacaaaaaaattttaactcttaaatttcataatattacataatatttagaatttatataatattagataaacaaaaaagtgtttaattcttaaattttataatatcacatATGTAGAATCATAGGTAAgaattaatttgtacttttgATATAACACACATCTATTTGGATTTTCTTTCCCTTTGTGtcttaatattttcaatcaaaacacaaaaggaaagaaataaacttttaaagattttcaaCAATCATATGCATATCCATTGTCTTGCTACTGTGTGTGCggcttttattttctttctctatgTATTCTTTACGTTAGAGATTAAACATTCTAAATCGTATACAAAGAAACTTagtcaaaatttttacagtaatattgtaacattgtAGAATATTGACTTCCCAAACATATAGTAACTTCTCAACAagatagtaaataattttaatcttttctattttttcaaatgaGTCTCTCAGTTCTCGAAATGTAATTTCAGCTTTCATGATAGTTTTTAAACAAGAATCTGATACCTTGCACAAGCTATTATCTCTATATAATAACTTCGAAAATCTACAACAATCGAAAATGGATGAGAATCTGTGCCTTGCCACAGAACAGATTTGTAACATGTATCACATATTTTCATGCTTTTTTAACGGAATGTACAATTGCTCCAGCAATATCATACATAATGGGCTATTCCCAAGAATCAATTAAATTCATGTGACTATCTTGTAATTCTGGAATATTAATGGCAACACCTTCCATGAAAACATCTACTTTTTCTGCTTTTTGTCTAGCTGCTGCTATTTCCTGTGACGTTTTTAAGAAATCTAACTTTACTTATTCAACATTATCATCTTTCTCATCATCATTGTAACTTGTAATTTTAAAGCATGAGCAAACTTGAGTGattgtaataacttttaaattttgcttaacAAGAAAAAGTTTGGAATAGGTTGCCTAAAtcttaaaagagaaaatagatTTTCGAGGCAATCTTGCGTGAAACggtctgttaaaaaaaaatttattcccgttttcatttaaaaaatattgctgcaactcGATAATGCTTTCTGTTGCCATTATTACTCCAGTACTGGCTTCCAGTGTCCTTTTTTCCCTATTAACATGGAACGAAATATTTGCTGAGTTTTCCTTAGATGAGCAATAACATCATTATACATCTTAATATTGGATTTACTGAGCGCAAAGATACGAGATCTATTTGTCATGATGTTAAACCAACtgttaaagattataattttgaatatctCTACGTTACGAATCGATATTGAATTACTTTTATCACGCGTTTCAaacttcattgttttatatttaatagcaCGTTGCCTAGTTACttattatcattaactttttgttacaagagcataatattaaaataaagactttattttgtgcaataattgcttcaatttaacatttttatatacagtcCACATCAATTAACACCAACGATCCACAAGATTAATAAGAAAAGCTGtagtttcaaataaattatcacTTATATAATTGGCATAAGTTTTTAATGCTGTTtctgttcttttatttaaaactgaacTAGCGGTAGACACTCTCATCTTGTTAtattgatttttgcagtgtaaaTTAGTATCTTTGAGTCTATAAGCTATTTTCAATTCATGCTTGTTCTCATGATGCAGTAATGTTTCAATATGTTGAATATCTACTAAAgaattagataaattatttgcGGCACAGATATCTgcaggaaaataattttattattttccaacaTATGTTTAATATTCTTAAACAAATGTACTGGATcaggaataaaatataatctatttGCTGGTCTAACAAGGTGTATAATGCTTGTTTTTACATATTCTTTGGTACAACCAACTCCGAATTCTGCATTCCACATGGCTTTGTTGTCACTGCCCATATCGCTGATCACTGAGTTGACACGCAGATCAATATTTTCTGCCTTTTCAATTAAAGTGAAAATGATTGTTTTTAATGCATTTTCTGTAGCATTTACATCTTGTATTTTGCATTCGCAATCTGCCGTACCAGTAAAATAATAAGCAACAGTAATCTTCCATCTACGAGAAATTCCTGccaataaaataactaaaactTTTGTTGCAATTCCTGAGTGTGCAGGAAAAGTGCAGTATCCAATCATTCTTTGTATTAATGGATCAAACACTTCGCTAGGTTTTATTGACATTTCATCAAGTACCATTACACATTCTCTTTCTTCTATGGTCATACAAGGTACTTCAATCTTCATCATGTCAAACACTTCTAATAGAATACcgctattaaattttaaatgaaataattgtcTTTGCAATGTCCGAATGCTAGGATAAATAGGAAGACGCTTAACAAAATCGGTGTAACCTTGTGTTCCCcatttcattttaaaaacaaGAGCATCTTTTATAGTAGCAAAGCTCTATTTTAATCCATTAtttgattttctatttaaagCTTCTATTTGATCTAGATGCAACTTCTTGTCAAGAATACCataaatcttgtttttattttttttcaagagtttTACTTGTTTGTAATGAGCTGCATACTTGTGTTTAGTGAcagaatacattttataaactttattactagtttttttaataatattatgctGCTTTTCAAGGCTTTCAATTCTTTTCTGTTTCTCAGCTATCTCTTTCTTTAATGCCTCAAcgattgttacaaaattatcagcagaaatattgttatattcaaatttatttgtttgaatactgaTATCAAACATATCTGTTTGAGTGCTGATATTATGACGTTCAAATGTATTAGTTTGAGTACTgacattattatattcaaatatatttgtttgagTGCTGATATTATGACGTTCAAATGTATTAGTTTGAGTATTgacattattatattcaaatatatttgtttgagTGTTGACATTTTCTGTTAGATTAGATTGTATAAAACTTTCGTCATTTTCTATAGGTATATCAGATTTGTTAACTGGACAAAATAAGAATGACTGTGTAACTTCTATTGGCATAGagtcatttaaaaaagaataatcagGATGGCTCAAAGAAGTATTATTACTTGATTCAGATGATTCAGTAATTCCTTTATCTACTGTAGAGTCTCTAACAGAAGACACTTGAGATTgcaatttctttgataaaacaGATGTTGAACAATCTGAATCATGTAAAACGATTGATTTTTTCGCATGAAAAACATTAGTAATATACGATAAATAAACTTTAGTTTTAGAAGTTTGAAATCCTTTCAATGATGCCTTTAAATGCTCTGCATTTTCCatgtattttaatgtttctctTTGTAGCTCTGGATTTTCAAATGACTGGTTTTCTAATGACTCTTGTTGCAAACTGGGTATAGctgtgttttttaatatt
The window above is part of the Solenopsis invicta isolate M01_SB chromosome 8, UNIL_Sinv_3.0, whole genome shotgun sequence genome. Proteins encoded here:
- the LOC105193318 gene encoding uncharacterized protein LOC105193318, which produces MCNDGKRKLDYIDQCTIIDKASDISVNQSNSEIADITNNTLLIDQLKTQNDEASQLIIHLEHEHNANLNKVTMMLSAIEQMESKIYCMKQFMKTRTSSSGRRWKNYYAKVRKMESCNF
- the LOC105193322 gene encoding THAP domain-containing protein 5, with amino-acid sequence MSEVLIGNLMASLIGYPFLSEQREDRSCLNSRPQSTSSRHWSTWSTLRLEPKSQAKSMFIININIINMVRRCEVFGCPVRQSQGLRLFYFPKCGKQRLSWLSWIRVKRPGWIPKTNSRICELHFALNCYEKRQDGKKILKNTAIPSLQQESLENQSFENPELQRETLKYMENAEHLKASLKGFQTSKTKVYLSYITNVFHAKKSIVLHDSDCSTSVLSKKLQSQVSSVRDSTVDKGITESSESSNNTSLSHPDYSFLNDSMPIEVTQSFLFCPVNKSDIPIENDESFIQSNLTENVNTQTNIFEYNNVNTQTNTFERHNISTQTNIFEYNNVSTQTNTFERHNISTQTDMFDISIQTNKFEYNNISADNFVTIVEALKKEIAEKQKRIESLEKQHNIIKKTSNKVYKMYSVTKHKYAAHYKQVKLLKKNKNKIYGILDKKLHLDQIEALNRKSNNGLK